The following coding sequences are from one Streptomyces sp. NBC_01294 window:
- a CDS encoding glycosyltransferase: MSTVSVVIPCYKYGHFLADCVKSVLDEQEGVDVRVLIIDDASPDDSAEVARALAAADPRIEVRVHARNQGHIATYNEGLLEWADGDYVALLSADDRLVPGALVRAAALLDAHPEAGFAYGRPLRFRHGGPLPAARTHSTGSVVYPGRWWLERRFREGTGCITSPEVVVRTSLQRKVGGYDPELPHAGDIEMWMRLAAHADVGYVRGADQAFYRVHGNNMSTTDFGGQLDDLRQRLVAFDSVLDKCADLLPGADRLSVAARTRLARYALRRAYRAYDRGRTALVPVDELVEFAAECLPGGYTSLAEYRALRRRRRVGARVMPYLQPLVLSAVADRGREWLWWRSWKRRGI, from the coding sequence GTGAGCACCGTCAGCGTGGTGATCCCCTGCTACAAGTACGGCCACTTCCTGGCCGACTGCGTCAAGAGCGTCCTGGACGAACAGGAGGGCGTGGACGTCCGGGTACTGATCATCGACGACGCCTCGCCCGACGACTCCGCGGAGGTCGCGCGCGCTCTCGCGGCCGCCGACCCGCGGATCGAGGTACGGGTCCACGCGCGCAACCAGGGGCACATCGCCACCTACAACGAGGGGCTGCTGGAGTGGGCCGACGGGGACTACGTCGCCCTGCTGTCGGCGGACGACCGGCTGGTACCCGGGGCCCTGGTGCGCGCCGCCGCCCTGCTCGACGCCCATCCGGAGGCGGGCTTCGCCTACGGCAGGCCGCTGCGCTTCCGGCACGGCGGGCCGCTGCCGGCGGCCCGTACCCACAGCACGGGGTCGGTGGTCTACCCCGGGCGGTGGTGGCTGGAGCGGCGGTTCCGGGAGGGCACCGGGTGCATCACCTCACCCGAGGTGGTCGTCCGGACCAGTCTCCAGCGCAAGGTCGGCGGCTACGATCCGGAGCTGCCGCACGCCGGCGACATCGAGATGTGGATGCGGCTCGCGGCGCACGCCGACGTGGGCTACGTCCGGGGCGCCGATCAGGCCTTCTACCGCGTCCACGGCAACAACATGTCCACCACGGACTTCGGCGGGCAGCTCGACGACCTGCGCCAGCGCCTCGTCGCCTTCGACTCGGTGCTCGACAAGTGCGCCGACCTGCTCCCGGGGGCCGACCGGCTGTCGGTGGCGGCGCGCACCCGGCTCGCCCGGTACGCGCTGCGGCGCGCCTACCGGGCCTACGACCGGGGACGCACCGCGCTGGTGCCGGTCGACGAGCTTGTGGAGTTCGCCGCCGAGTGCCTGCCGGGGGGCTACACGTCGCTGGCCGAGTACCGGGCGCTGCGCAGGCGTCGGCGGGTCGGGGCGCGTGTCATGCCGTACCTCCAGCCGCTGGTGCTCTCGGCCGTCGCCGACCGGGGGCGGGAGTGGCTGTGGTGGCGATCCTGGAAGCGCCGAGGGATCTGA
- a CDS encoding O-antigen ligase family protein — translation MSIGEIVAVLRRRWYVMVPLTLISLLAGLHLYRSVPVSYQSQSSVALLDSTAVAELAPAFGNPISNAGGTLVVTADVLIRTLSGTDAARDLYGLGVTDPYTVGFAANTSGPVITLTVTGTDRSKVLDETNTLTAFAGEQLNALQAAAKVKPAYFVQTAPVVLPQTPVPQLKSRYQQVLGVVILGTTSAFTLSFLTDSVLAALARRRAAAASAAGTRGRGRRKPWGRQLDATALLSCYLALAFFIPSNLTLPGMGGVGTPANVFALLCLFWYLAAWLTGRLRPAAGTRLPRVVMCLLAFSVLASYLANATRGSSHKEVLAADRGLIGLLVWVSLVVLVSAGIQDRDRLDVLLRRAVVMGAVVAAIGYYDFFTATNIADKISIPGLQSSVAQITTLDRGSFTRPRSTTAQPLEFGGMLAILLPFAVQQAFDPVRRHLSALRRWGPVVLMGGALPLTVSRTSIIGALIVVLVMVLRWKPERRWAAIGLLLGSVACFKVIVPGLIGTITTLFGSFLTNSDSSTQARTVKYSAIVPYLGERPLFGRGFGTFLPELFFFTDNQYMLTLAEMGLVGLLALLVLLFTGIHQGGAIRRLARTESDRELGQAFFASALVSLVISATFDALSFPMFAGMFFLTIAAGGSYLGFIRRAAPEPRTVESPCPSAAPHPAAPSRRPEHRQPVP, via the coding sequence GTGAGCATCGGTGAGATCGTCGCGGTGCTGCGCCGCCGCTGGTACGTGATGGTGCCCCTCACGCTGATCAGTCTCCTCGCGGGTCTGCACCTGTACCGGTCGGTGCCGGTGTCGTACCAGTCGCAGAGTTCGGTGGCGCTGCTCGACTCGACGGCGGTGGCCGAACTGGCCCCCGCCTTCGGCAATCCCATCTCCAACGCCGGCGGTACGCTCGTCGTGACCGCGGACGTGCTGATCAGGACGCTGTCGGGCACGGACGCGGCGCGGGACCTGTACGGCCTCGGCGTGACCGATCCCTACACGGTCGGGTTCGCCGCGAACACCTCGGGCCCGGTGATCACGCTGACCGTCACGGGGACCGACCGTTCGAAGGTGCTCGACGAGACGAACACGCTCACCGCCTTCGCCGGGGAGCAGCTCAACGCACTGCAGGCGGCCGCCAAGGTCAAGCCCGCGTACTTCGTGCAGACCGCCCCCGTGGTGCTGCCGCAGACCCCGGTGCCGCAGCTCAAGAGCCGCTACCAGCAGGTGCTGGGCGTCGTCATCCTCGGCACCACCAGCGCGTTCACGCTGTCCTTCCTGACGGACAGCGTGCTGGCTGCGCTCGCCCGCAGGCGCGCTGCGGCCGCCTCGGCCGCCGGGACGCGGGGACGCGGCCGACGCAAGCCGTGGGGGCGGCAGCTGGACGCGACCGCCCTGCTCAGCTGCTATCTGGCGCTGGCGTTCTTCATCCCCTCGAACCTGACCCTGCCCGGGATGGGCGGGGTGGGCACCCCGGCCAACGTGTTCGCGCTCCTGTGCCTGTTCTGGTACCTGGCGGCCTGGCTCACCGGCCGGCTCCGGCCGGCCGCCGGCACCCGGCTGCCCCGGGTGGTGATGTGTCTGCTGGCCTTCTCCGTCCTGGCCTCCTACCTCGCGAACGCGACGCGCGGCAGCTCGCACAAGGAGGTCCTGGCGGCGGACCGCGGTCTGATCGGGCTGCTCGTCTGGGTGTCCCTGGTGGTGCTGGTCTCCGCCGGGATCCAGGACCGGGACCGGCTCGACGTCCTGCTGCGCCGGGCCGTCGTGATGGGGGCGGTGGTGGCCGCCATCGGCTACTACGACTTCTTCACCGCGACCAACATCGCCGACAAGATCAGCATCCCGGGCCTCCAGTCGAGCGTCGCCCAGATCACCACCCTGGACCGCGGCTCCTTCACCCGGCCGCGTTCCACCACGGCGCAGCCCCTGGAGTTCGGCGGGATGCTCGCCATCCTGCTGCCCTTCGCCGTGCAGCAGGCCTTCGATCCGGTACGGCGGCACCTGAGCGCCCTGCGCCGCTGGGGGCCCGTGGTGCTGATGGGCGGCGCCCTGCCGCTGACGGTGTCGCGGACCTCCATCATCGGCGCGCTGATCGTGGTCCTGGTGATGGTGCTGCGCTGGAAGCCGGAGCGGCGGTGGGCCGCGATCGGTCTGCTGCTGGGCTCGGTGGCCTGTTTCAAGGTGATCGTCCCCGGGCTGATCGGCACCATCACCACCCTGTTCGGCTCCTTCCTGACGAACTCCGACAGCAGCACCCAGGCCCGGACGGTCAAGTACAGCGCGATCGTCCCGTACCTCGGAGAACGCCCGCTGTTCGGGCGGGGCTTCGGGACCTTCCTGCCGGAGCTCTTCTTCTTCACCGACAACCAGTACATGCTCACCCTGGCGGAGATGGGCCTCGTGGGGCTGCTCGCGCTCCTGGTCCTCCTGTTCACCGGCATCCACCAGGGCGGCGCCATCCGACGGCTGGCCCGCACCGAGTCCGACCGGGAGCTGGGGCAGGCGTTCTTCGCCTCGGCCCTCGTCTCGCTGGTCATCAGCGCCACCTTCGACGCCCTCAGCTTCCCGATGTTCGCCGGGATGTTCTTCCTGACGATCGCCGCCGGAGGCAGTTACCTCGGCTTCATCCGGCGCGCGGCGCCGGAGCCCCGCACCGTGGAGTCCCCATGTCCTTCAGCCGCCCCGCACCCCGCCGCCCCGTCCCGCCGGCCCGAGCACAGGCAGCCGGTCCCGTAA
- a CDS encoding glycosyltransferase family 2 protein: MMRRIARAPWELLKRTFGWLVLFEARNKLLLAPSALRLRRFEDTETARLAAVLVRPPAARVATVIATHRRPEALRAAVRSALGQTVTDQVVIVVDDGAGLPGLPADPRLFAVSLARNTATAGVVRNVGIRLTRSRYVAFLDDDNLWEPDHLEQALAALEPAGGPDAVYTALRRVLPDGTERDVLSVPFDRRRAAHEAFLDTNAFVARRNRSLYFSRLRRTPEVLPREDWELVRRYARRHEVRHLPRPTVRYLVNPDSFYTAWDGPAPTG, from the coding sequence ATGATGCGCCGGATCGCGCGGGCCCCCTGGGAGCTGCTCAAGCGGACCTTCGGCTGGCTGGTGCTCTTCGAGGCCAGGAACAAACTCCTGCTGGCCCCCTCCGCCCTGCGGCTGCGGCGCTTCGAGGACACCGAGACCGCCCGCCTCGCCGCCGTCCTCGTACGGCCCCCCGCCGCCCGCGTCGCCACCGTGATCGCCACCCACCGGCGCCCCGAGGCCCTGCGCGCGGCGGTCCGCTCGGCACTGGGGCAGACCGTGACCGACCAGGTGGTCATCGTCGTCGACGACGGCGCCGGACTGCCCGGACTGCCCGCCGACCCAAGGCTGTTCGCGGTGTCCCTGGCCCGCAACACGGCGACCGCCGGAGTCGTGCGCAACGTGGGGATCCGGCTGACGAGGTCGCGCTACGTGGCCTTCCTGGACGACGACAACCTGTGGGAGCCCGACCACCTGGAGCAGGCCCTGGCGGCCCTGGAGCCGGCCGGCGGGCCCGACGCCGTCTACACCGCGCTGCGCAGGGTGCTGCCCGACGGCACGGAACGGGACGTCCTGTCGGTGCCCTTCGACCGGCGCCGCGCCGCCCACGAGGCCTTCCTGGACACCAACGCCTTCGTGGCGCGGCGCAACCGGTCCCTGTACTTCAGCCGGCTGCGCCGCACCCCCGAGGTGCTGCCCCGCGAGGACTGGGAGCTCGTGCGCCGCTACGCCCGCCGCCACGAGGTGCGCCACCTGCCCCGCCCCACCGTCCGCTACCTGGTCAACCCGGACAGCTTCTACACCGCCTGGGACGGGCCGGCGCCCACCGGCTGA
- a CDS encoding glycosyltransferase family 2 protein → MSFSRPAPRRPVPPARAQAAGPVTVVVVTWNSAAVIPEFLASLPEGMAGTDWRLVVADNDSADDTVDVVRSLAPEATVVQTGRNAGYAAGVNAALGAAAGWEGGFRAALVSNPDVRMRRGCAKVLVDAFDAVVPGGGRVGISVPLLYEEDGRTLLYSLRRESRVTRALGEAVLGNRRAGRFPRWSELVTAPSAYERATVADWATGALMAVSRECLAACGPWDESFFLYSEETEFCLRARDRGFVTRLEPSASATHLGGDSQVSPRLWTLLTLNRVRLYERRHGAAATAAFRAAVLLRETSRAALGRPASLAAARALASPSALRATPGP, encoded by the coding sequence ATGTCCTTCAGCCGCCCCGCACCCCGCCGCCCCGTCCCGCCGGCCCGAGCACAGGCAGCCGGTCCCGTAACCGTCGTCGTCGTCACCTGGAACAGCGCCGCGGTGATTCCGGAGTTCCTCGCCTCGCTGCCGGAGGGCATGGCCGGGACGGACTGGCGCCTGGTCGTCGCCGACAACGACTCGGCCGACGACACCGTGGACGTGGTCCGCTCCCTGGCCCCGGAGGCGACGGTCGTCCAGACCGGCCGCAACGCCGGGTACGCGGCCGGGGTGAACGCCGCCCTCGGAGCCGCCGCCGGATGGGAGGGCGGCTTCCGGGCGGCCCTGGTGTCCAATCCCGACGTCCGGATGCGGCGCGGCTGCGCCAAGGTGCTCGTGGACGCCTTCGACGCCGTCGTGCCCGGCGGCGGCCGGGTCGGGATCAGTGTCCCGCTGCTGTACGAGGAGGACGGCCGCACGCTCCTGTACTCGCTGCGCCGCGAGTCCCGCGTGACCCGGGCGCTCGGCGAGGCGGTGCTGGGCAACCGCCGGGCCGGGCGCTTCCCGCGCTGGAGCGAGCTGGTCACCGCCCCGTCGGCGTACGAGCGGGCGACGGTCGCCGACTGGGCGACCGGCGCGCTGATGGCGGTGTCCCGGGAGTGCCTGGCCGCGTGCGGGCCCTGGGACGAATCGTTCTTCCTCTACTCGGAGGAGACCGAGTTCTGCCTGCGGGCCCGGGACCGCGGCTTCGTCACCCGGCTGGAGCCCTCGGCCTCGGCCACCCACCTCGGCGGGGACTCGCAGGTGTCGCCGCGGCTGTGGACCCTGCTGACGCTCAACCGGGTCCGGCTCTACGAGCGCCGGCACGGGGCCGCGGCGACCGCCGCCTTCCGCGCGGCCGTCCTGCTGCGGGAGACCTCGCGGGCGGCGCTCGGCCGCCCGGCCAGTCTGGCGGCCGCCCGCGCCCTGGCGAGCCCGTCCGCGCTGCGCGCGACTCCCGGGCCCTGA
- a CDS encoding Wzz/FepE/Etk N-terminal domain-containing protein, producing MSPGELVRALRRRWYVLVLAAVLAAAGAVQVLHPTQTYLSTAIVVVKPPVTDNQPNQLANLQPPLAAVSYAAVQQLGSPAGAAELRAAGVRGTYRLIPRNSGTSVTPRYLIPSLQVQAEQSDPAAADTAVRKIIEIYTKHLTDMQTQQAIPEQARMSVTLLVQPTAVAQTGTKSRGLAGVALLAAVAGVAAALWSDQLLTRRSRRRRTDADAGAGPGAPAEEPEPAPLVGAAR from the coding sequence GTGTCGCCTGGTGAGTTGGTCCGTGCGCTGCGTCGGCGCTGGTACGTCCTGGTCCTGGCCGCGGTGCTCGCGGCCGCCGGAGCGGTGCAGGTGCTCCACCCCACCCAGACGTACCTGAGCACGGCGATCGTGGTGGTCAAGCCGCCGGTGACCGACAACCAGCCCAACCAGCTGGCCAATCTGCAGCCGCCGCTCGCCGCCGTCTCCTACGCGGCGGTCCAGCAGCTGGGCTCGCCCGCGGGGGCGGCCGAGCTCCGCGCCGCGGGAGTCCGCGGCACCTACCGGCTGATCCCGCGCAACAGCGGGACCAGCGTCACCCCCCGCTACCTGATCCCCTCGCTGCAGGTCCAGGCGGAGCAGTCCGACCCCGCCGCCGCCGACACGGCCGTCCGGAAGATCATCGAGATCTACACGAAGCACCTGACGGACATGCAGACGCAGCAGGCCATCCCGGAGCAGGCGCGGATGAGCGTGACCCTCCTCGTGCAGCCCACCGCCGTGGCGCAGACCGGCACCAAGAGCCGGGGCCTCGCCGGGGTGGCGCTGCTGGCCGCGGTCGCCGGCGTCGCGGCGGCGCTGTGGTCCGACCAGCTCCTGACCCGCCGAAGCCGGCGCCGGCGTACGGACGCCGACGCCGGAGCCGGGCCGGGAGCCCCGGCCGAGGAGCCCGAGCCGGCGCCCCTCGTCGGGGCGGCCCGCTGA